The sequence below is a genomic window from Variovorax paradoxus B4.
GAGCATTTCCGCAGCAAGAAGGCCTTTGCCAAGTGGGACGAGCAGGTGCTGCACGACTACATCGACCACGGCACCAGCGACCGCGACGACACGCGCGAGCTGAGCTTCGACCGCGACGTGGAAACGGCCATCTACAACACCCTGCCCCACAACCTCGGTGCCCTGCTGCGACGCCATCCGCTCAAGTGCAAGGTCGCATTCATCGGCGGGCGCCAGTCGGTGGAGATGAGGCAGGTGGGCATGGCGATGACCGAGCAGGTCACCAAGGGGCGCATCGCCATGCTCGACGGCACGCACCTGTTTCCGATGGAAAAGCCGCTGGCAACGGCCGCGGCCGTCGAGGCCGCGCTGCGCAACCTGCTCTGAGCGGCCGCTGCGCCGTCACCCCTGAGTGACGTGCACCCCGGGCCGCTTGCCCGAATTCCATTGGCCCCCAAGCGCCCGCTCGATCTGCGCCGCCAGTTGCAGCAGCAGCCCGTCGTTCGCCTGGGCAGCCTGTGCCTGGATGCCCAGCGGCAGGCCGTTTCCCTGCGCAGCCATCGGCAGCGAGATGCCCGGCATGCCGCACAGGTTGGCCAGCGGCGTGTAGGCGAAGTTCTTCCAGAGGTTGGCGAACCAGTCCTGGACCGAAGGATTCGTGCTGGTCGTGAGGTACTCGCTGGTGCCCACCCTGGGCGTGGGCAGCGCGGTGACCGGCGTCAGGATGATGTCCCACTGCTCGAAGAAATTGCCGAAGGCGCGCGAGGTGGTGTTGAACACCGCCTGCATCTTCGAGCGCTCGGTGTACGAGGTGTGCAGCCCGGCTTCCCAGATCTTGATGTTGATCGGCTCCAGCAGCTCGGCCGGCGGGCGCTCCAGCCCCAGGCGGTGCAGGTGGCCGTCGATGACCTGCGCGAAGTTGCTGATGTAGCAGGTGGTCTGCGCGTCGAAGGCCGTCTGGAAGTCCACCTCCGGCAGGGCCCACTCGACGTGATGGCCCAGCCCTTCGAGAAACTTGCCCGCCTTCTCAAGCTCGGCCACGAAATGCGGCGTCGCGCGGAAGTCGCCCCACTCGTGCGACAGCGCGATGCGCAGGCGGCCCGGGTCGCGCCGGATGAGTTCGCTGTAGGGCTCGGCCGGCGACCAGAAGGGCATGAACTCGCCGGGCGCACCGCCGCGGCAGCGATCGACGAAGGCGGCCGTGTCGCGCACGGTACGACTGTGGCAGCCCTGGATCGAGACGAGGCCGGACAGGTCCGACAGGCCCGGCGCCAGCGAGAACACGCCGCGCGACACCTTCAGGCCGATGTTGCCGTTCACGCCCGCCGGAATGCGGATGGAGCCGCCGCCGTCGGTGGCGTGCGACAGCGGCAGCACGCCGGCCGCGACCGCCGCCGCCGTGCCGGCCGAGGAGCCACAGGTCGTGTACTCGAGGTCCCACGGGTTGCGCGTGGTGTAGAGCGCGTTCTCCGCCGAACTGCACACGCCGAACTCCGGCGTGGTGCTGCGGCCCACGATGTTCAGGCCCGCCTGCCGCAGCTTGCCGGTCAGGAAGCTGTCGGCCGCCGGACGATGGCCCTGCATCATCATCGAGCCGAACTCCTGCAGCCGGCCCTTCAGCGTCGGCCCGAGATCCTTCATCAGGTAGGGCAGGCCCGCGAACACGCCCTCGGGATTCATGCCGTCCTTCAGCGGATCGGCCACCACGTCGTCGAAAACCTCGACCACCGCGTCCAGCCGTGGGTTGACCTTCGCGATGCCGGCCGCGGCCTGCGCGGCCAGCTCCGCCGCCGTCACGTCGCCCTT
It includes:
- a CDS encoding amidase, whose translation is MTLAMSWDEWAAHDGIGLAERVRKGDVTAAELAAQAAAGIAKVNPRLDAVVEVFDDVVADPLKDGMNPEGVFAGLPYLMKDLGPTLKGRLQEFGSMMMQGHRPAADSFLTGKLRQAGLNIVGRSTTPEFGVCSSAENALYTTRNPWDLEYTTCGSSAGTAAAVAAGVLPLSHATDGGGSIRIPAGVNGNIGLKVSRGVFSLAPGLSDLSGLVSIQGCHSRTVRDTAAFVDRCRGGAPGEFMPFWSPAEPYSELIRRDPGRLRIALSHEWGDFRATPHFVAELEKAGKFLEGLGHHVEWALPEVDFQTAFDAQTTCYISNFAQVIDGHLHRLGLERPPAELLEPINIKIWEAGLHTSYTERSKMQAVFNTTSRAFGNFFEQWDIILTPVTALPTPRVGTSEYLTTSTNPSVQDWFANLWKNFAYTPLANLCGMPGISLPMAAQGNGLPLGIQAQAAQANDGLLLQLAAQIERALGGQWNSGKRPGVHVTQG